The following are encoded in a window of Roseimaritima ulvae genomic DNA:
- the purL gene encoding phosphoribosylformylglycinamidine synthase subunit PurL: MPLWQIDIYPAENQTDRDGQRISEEIHELGLADEVPVTFARGYLVQGDLNAQAANTLAQTLLSDPITEHTVVALASQDDLHEPPGDESTLVYVLPKPGVMDPVAMSTQAAARDAGLAVESVRTLRKYWLPELADEQLQAICRRALSNDAIEQVVVGPLEMDQLDVGQGYSFECVTVPIRELDDAALEDLSRTGQLYLTLVEMQTIAAHFRDLGRDPTDIELESIAQTWSEHCSHKTLAGRIAYRGPSADGTPEADVRQYDNMLKETIFAATQQIRKTLGDEDWCVSVFKDNAGVVKFDDQYHACFKVETHNHPSALEPYGGANTGIGGVIRDPLGTGMGAKPVCNTDVFCFAPPDTDPQSLPPGVLHPRRVMKGVVSGVRDYGNRMGIPTVNGAVYFDKRYLGNPLVYCGNAGIIPVGMEDKEVKANDYIVALGGRTGRDGIHGATFSSAELTSESESLSGGAVQIGNAITEKMVADVLLQARDQGLYNAVTDCGAGGFSSAVGEMGEELGAEVWLDKAPLKYDGLSYTEIWISEAQERMVLSVPADKWDRLRELAESEGVEATIIGKFVPTGRLHLQYQGQTVGDVSMEFLHDGRPPVIRDAVYHPAAETDLDIPAQHRGPDADAATLEKILGSLNVASKHWVIRQYDHEVQGGSVVKPLVGPQCDGPGDAAVVRPRIESRRGLVLSCGMNPYYGDFDTYHMAASAIDEAVRNAVAVGADPKQLAILDNFCWGYTDRAETLGSLVRAAIACQDMALALGTPFISGKDSLNNEFSYHDDAGDKQTIAIPPSLLISAMGQVADVSRCVTMDLKTAGNAVYLIGDTFNELGGSHFAVVHGLSGGHVPRVNVAQAVNTFAAVHAAINAGLVRACHDLSEGGLAAAAAEMAFAGTLGLKLDIAAVVEQVASPTHALFSESNTRFLIEVPADATAAFEQQFASASVPCRRLGSVTSNESLAIHVGEDQTLCVGTQRLKAAWQKPLDW; encoded by the coding sequence ATGCCCCTTTGGCAAATCGACATTTACCCCGCTGAGAATCAGACCGATCGCGACGGCCAACGAATCAGCGAGGAAATCCATGAACTGGGGTTGGCCGACGAGGTGCCCGTGACCTTTGCTCGCGGCTATCTGGTGCAAGGCGACTTGAACGCCCAAGCCGCCAACACGCTGGCTCAAACTTTGCTCTCCGACCCGATCACCGAACACACCGTGGTGGCTCTGGCCAGCCAGGATGATCTCCACGAACCACCCGGCGACGAATCGACGCTGGTCTACGTGTTGCCCAAACCGGGCGTGATGGACCCGGTGGCGATGAGCACTCAAGCGGCCGCTCGCGATGCCGGGCTGGCCGTCGAAAGCGTCCGCACGCTGCGAAAATACTGGTTGCCCGAACTGGCCGATGAGCAACTGCAAGCGATTTGCCGCCGTGCGTTATCCAACGACGCCATCGAGCAAGTCGTCGTCGGTCCGCTGGAAATGGATCAGCTGGACGTCGGCCAGGGATACTCTTTCGAATGCGTCACGGTCCCCATCCGCGAGTTGGACGACGCGGCGTTGGAAGACCTGTCGCGGACCGGCCAGCTGTACCTGACGCTGGTGGAAATGCAAACCATCGCCGCTCACTTCCGCGATCTGGGCCGCGACCCCACCGATATCGAACTGGAATCGATCGCGCAAACCTGGTCGGAACACTGCAGCCACAAAACGCTGGCCGGTCGGATCGCCTACCGCGGCCCCTCCGCCGATGGCACGCCCGAAGCCGACGTGCGGCAGTACGACAATATGCTGAAGGAAACCATCTTCGCCGCCACCCAGCAGATCCGCAAAACGCTGGGCGACGAGGACTGGTGCGTCAGCGTGTTCAAAGACAACGCCGGCGTGGTCAAATTCGATGACCAGTACCACGCCTGCTTTAAAGTCGAAACCCACAATCACCCCTCGGCGCTGGAACCCTATGGTGGCGCCAACACGGGCATCGGCGGCGTGATCCGCGACCCGCTGGGAACCGGTATGGGCGCCAAACCGGTTTGCAATACCGACGTGTTCTGCTTCGCCCCGCCGGACACCGATCCTCAATCCCTGCCGCCCGGCGTGCTGCATCCGCGGCGAGTCATGAAAGGCGTCGTCTCGGGCGTCCGCGATTACGGCAACCGGATGGGCATCCCCACGGTCAACGGCGCGGTGTACTTCGACAAGCGATACCTGGGCAACCCGCTGGTGTACTGCGGCAACGCGGGCATCATCCCGGTGGGCATGGAAGACAAAGAAGTTAAAGCCAACGACTACATCGTCGCCCTGGGCGGACGGACGGGCCGCGACGGCATCCACGGAGCCACGTTTTCCTCGGCGGAATTGACCAGCGAATCGGAATCGTTGTCCGGCGGCGCGGTACAGATCGGCAACGCAATCACCGAAAAGATGGTCGCCGACGTGCTGCTGCAAGCTCGCGATCAGGGACTCTACAACGCCGTCACCGACTGCGGCGCCGGCGGCTTCAGCAGCGCCGTGGGCGAAATGGGCGAAGAGCTGGGCGCGGAAGTTTGGTTGGACAAAGCCCCGCTGAAATACGACGGGCTGAGCTACACCGAAATCTGGATCAGCGAAGCCCAAGAACGGATGGTGCTGTCGGTCCCGGCCGACAAATGGGATCGACTCCGCGAGTTGGCCGAAAGCGAAGGCGTGGAAGCGACCATCATCGGCAAATTTGTGCCCACCGGTCGACTGCACTTGCAGTATCAAGGCCAAACCGTGGGCGACGTGTCGATGGAATTCCTCCACGACGGTCGCCCGCCGGTGATTCGCGACGCGGTCTACCATCCGGCTGCCGAAACCGATCTGGACATCCCGGCCCAGCATCGCGGCCCCGACGCCGATGCCGCCACGCTGGAAAAAATCCTCGGCTCGCTAAACGTGGCCAGCAAACACTGGGTGATTCGCCAGTACGATCACGAAGTCCAAGGCGGCAGCGTGGTCAAACCGCTGGTCGGCCCCCAGTGTGACGGTCCCGGCGACGCGGCGGTCGTGCGGCCACGGATCGAATCCCGACGCGGCCTGGTGCTGTCCTGCGGAATGAATCCCTACTACGGCGACTTTGACACTTACCACATGGCCGCCTCGGCGATCGACGAAGCGGTGCGCAACGCCGTGGCCGTAGGCGCCGATCCCAAGCAGCTGGCGATCCTCGATAACTTCTGTTGGGGATACACCGACCGAGCCGAAACGCTGGGCTCGTTGGTCCGAGCCGCGATCGCTTGCCAAGACATGGCGCTGGCTCTGGGCACGCCGTTTATCAGCGGCAAAGACAGCCTGAACAACGAATTCAGCTACCACGACGACGCCGGCGACAAGCAGACCATCGCGATCCCGCCCAGCCTGCTGATCAGCGCCATGGGCCAGGTCGCCGACGTCAGCCGCTGCGTGACGATGGACCTCAAGACCGCTGGCAACGCGGTGTACCTGATCGGCGACACCTTCAACGAACTGGGTGGCTCGCATTTCGCCGTCGTCCACGGCTTGTCCGGCGGTCACGTGCCGCGGGTCAACGTCGCGCAAGCCGTCAACACGTTTGCCGCCGTACACGCCGCCATCAATGCCGGCTTGGTGCGTGCCTGTCACGATTTGAGCGAAGGAGGACTGGCCGCCGCGGCCGCCGAAATGGCCTTCGCCGGCACGCTGGGGCTGAAGCTGGATATCGCCGCCGTGGTCGAGCAAGTGGCCTCGCCGACACACGCCCTGTTCAGCGAATCCAACACGCGGTTCTTGATCGAAGTCCCGGCAGACGCCACCGCCGCGTTCGAACAACAGTTCGCAAGCGCCAGCGTGCCCTGCCGCCGACTGGGGAGCGTCACCTCCAACGAATCGCTGGCGATCCACGTCGGCGAAGACCAGACGCTCTGCGTCGGCACCCAGCGTCTGAAAGCCGCCTGGCAGAAGCCGCTGGATTGGTAG
- a CDS encoding prephenate dehydrogenase has product MTPSPSPPAGGTNASPQPHGDSIDFQPRKAAIIGVGLLGGSIGLALRRRWPSIEVFGSSRSEKKRQRALQTGCVTTACEDERAACRDADLIFICTPVGLIAEKAIQLAACCPEHALLTDVGSTKRKIVDTVESDARAAAKFVGSHPIAGGEKTGPEHATADLFENKRVVVTPTERTAADRLTRTIALWQALGAEVLQLSPSVHDDQLAGVSHATHFASCAVASILREDEITLIGSGWRDTTRVAAGDPQMWSDIAAQNAAPITVRLRAIRQQLDALIDAIDAEDRDTLMRLLTAAQQLRQCVPAPDSIRAPDSIPAPESAAETDSDA; this is encoded by the coding sequence ATGACGCCATCACCTTCACCGCCCGCCGGGGGAACGAACGCTTCCCCGCAACCGCACGGCGATTCAATCGATTTTCAGCCCCGCAAGGCGGCCATCATCGGCGTCGGCCTGCTGGGCGGTTCGATCGGACTGGCGCTGCGCCGGCGGTGGCCCTCGATTGAGGTCTTCGGCAGTTCCCGCAGCGAAAAAAAGCGGCAACGGGCCCTGCAGACCGGCTGTGTGACCACGGCCTGCGAGGACGAACGCGCGGCTTGCCGCGACGCCGACCTGATTTTCATCTGCACGCCGGTGGGCCTTATCGCTGAAAAAGCCATCCAACTGGCCGCTTGCTGCCCCGAACACGCTTTGCTGACGGATGTCGGCAGCACCAAACGCAAAATCGTCGACACGGTCGAATCCGATGCCCGGGCAGCCGCTAAATTTGTCGGTTCCCACCCCATCGCGGGCGGTGAAAAAACCGGCCCCGAACACGCCACGGCGGACTTGTTCGAGAACAAACGCGTGGTTGTGACGCCCACCGAGCGGACCGCGGCGGACCGACTGACGCGAACCATCGCTCTTTGGCAGGCCCTGGGCGCTGAAGTCCTGCAGCTGTCACCGAGTGTGCACGACGACCAGCTGGCCGGTGTCAGCCATGCCACCCACTTCGCTTCCTGCGCGGTCGCGTCGATTCTCCGCGAAGACGAAATCACGCTGATCGGCAGCGGCTGGCGCGATACCACTCGCGTGGCCGCCGGCGACCCGCAGATGTGGAGCGACATCGCGGCCCAAAACGCCGCCCCCATCACCGTTCGGCTGCGCGCCATCCGCCAACAGCTCGATGCCCTGATCGACGCCATCGATGCGGAAGACCGCGATACGCTGATGCGGTTGTTGACCGCCGCCCAACAGCTTCGACAATGTGTCCCTGCTCCCGACAGTATTCGTGCACCTGACAGTATTCCTGCACCCGAGAGCGCAGCCGAAACCGATTCGGACGCCTAA
- a CDS encoding DUF374 domain-containing protein, with amino-acid sequence MRTLFAWLVALTVYALRYTCRVKVYNDSRPQLQADSTPYVYAVLHAHQLSALMVADKGLGTMVSRSADGQMIIPTLRILSCVPVRGSSGQGKNNRGGRSALQNLVQHVLDGRTACLTVDGPRGPRGRVHKGIGELGRQSGAVVLATTVIPRHRWLISKAWDRLQIPLPFTTLELHFSAPIRHREGESLEQYRRRIHRSLAVLEQTTDPDEAVYSESPPPTASTRRAA; translated from the coding sequence ATGAGAACGCTTTTTGCCTGGCTGGTTGCCCTGACGGTTTATGCGCTGCGATACACCTGCCGCGTCAAAGTTTACAACGACTCCCGGCCTCAACTGCAGGCCGACTCGACGCCCTACGTTTACGCGGTCCTTCACGCGCACCAATTGTCGGCCCTGATGGTCGCCGACAAGGGGCTCGGAACGATGGTCTCGCGTTCGGCCGACGGCCAGATGATTATCCCCACGCTGCGGATTTTGAGCTGCGTCCCGGTCCGCGGTTCGAGCGGCCAGGGGAAAAACAATCGCGGCGGCCGCAGTGCGTTACAAAACCTGGTCCAACATGTGCTCGACGGCCGAACGGCCTGCCTGACCGTCGATGGCCCCCGCGGCCCGCGAGGCCGGGTTCACAAGGGAATCGGCGAACTGGGGCGACAATCCGGGGCCGTAGTGCTGGCCACCACGGTGATCCCACGCCACCGCTGGTTGATCTCCAAAGCCTGGGATCGGCTGCAAATCCCCTTGCCCTTCACCACCTTGGAGCTGCATTTTTCAGCCCCCATCCGGCACCGCGAGGGCGAATCGCTGGAACAATACCGCCGCCGCATCCACCGCAGCCTAGCCGTTTTGGAGCAAACCACCGACCCCGACGAAGCGGTGTACAGCGAATCGCCGCCGCCCACCGCGAGCACCCGCCGCGCAGCCTGA